One part of the Odontesthes bonariensis isolate fOdoBon6 chromosome 15, fOdoBon6.hap1, whole genome shotgun sequence genome encodes these proteins:
- the glrx2 gene encoding glutaredoxin 2 isoform X1: protein MFHPGQNLDSLVVLCFFLTMFIRAQCLHRVTWTSCRRMGNFTSSTAGGLTSTACAQFVQDMVSQNCVVIFSKTTCPYCKMAKKVFNEIGTTYKVVELDEHDDGRRVQEALAQLTGARTVPRVFINGNCIGGGSDTKQLHQQGKLVPLIEQCAPCCAATNSEGSGSGHFQAAK from the exons ATGTTTCATCCAGGGCAAAATCTTGATTCCTTAgtggttttatgtttttttctcaCCATGTTTATCCGAGCACAATGTCTTCATAGAGTGACGTGGACCAGCTGCCGAAG AATGGGGAATTTTACCTCCTCCACCGCAGGGGGTCTCACCAGTACAGCATGTGCGCAGTTTGTCCAG GACATGGTTTCACAGAACTGCGTCGTGATATTTTCCAAGACCACCTGTCCATATtgtaaaatggccaaaaaagtGTTCAATGAAATCGGCACAACCTACAAGGTGGTTGAACTGGATGAACACGATGATGGAAGGAGAGTGCAAGAGGCCTTAGCTCAGTTGACTGGCGCCAGAACG GTGCCGAGAGTCTTCATCAATGGGAACTGCATCGGGGGCGGCAGCGATACCAAACAGCTCCATCAACAGGGGAAGCTGGTGCCCCTCATCGAGCAGTGTGCTCCCTGCTGTGCTGCAACCAACTCAGAAGGCTCAGGAAGTGGACACTTCCAGGCTGCTAAATGA
- the glrx2 gene encoding glutaredoxin 2 isoform X2, which translates to MGNFTSSTAGGLTSTACAQFVQDMVSQNCVVIFSKTTCPYCKMAKKVFNEIGTTYKVVELDEHDDGRRVQEALAQLTGARTVPRVFINGNCIGGGSDTKQLHQQGKLVPLIEQCAPCCAATNSEGSGSGHFQAAK; encoded by the exons ATGGGGAATTTTACCTCCTCCACCGCAGGGGGTCTCACCAGTACAGCATGTGCGCAGTTTGTCCAG GACATGGTTTCACAGAACTGCGTCGTGATATTTTCCAAGACCACCTGTCCATATtgtaaaatggccaaaaaagtGTTCAATGAAATCGGCACAACCTACAAGGTGGTTGAACTGGATGAACACGATGATGGAAGGAGAGTGCAAGAGGCCTTAGCTCAGTTGACTGGCGCCAGAACG GTGCCGAGAGTCTTCATCAATGGGAACTGCATCGGGGGCGGCAGCGATACCAAACAGCTCCATCAACAGGGGAAGCTGGTGCCCCTCATCGAGCAGTGTGCTCCCTGCTGTGCTGCAACCAACTCAGAAGGCTCAGGAAGTGGACACTTCCAGGCTGCTAAATGA